The genomic stretch AATCGTTTTGCTACGGGTGTTGTGGGCGCGTTCCCGGATGCGAAGCTCGATAATACGAACGACGACGTCCCCGATCTTCACTTCGGTCCGAACCGCACGCAAAACCGGTCGACCGATTCGGTGCCTAAGCTCGAGAGCTTTGCGAACACACCCGATTCGGATCCGTCGCTGCCGGCGAACGTCGAGTGGGCGAAAGAGATTTTTGCGAAGATGGCCGATTCTGATCTTGGCACCGAGACCGCCGATGCGGCTCGTGTGCGTAGCGCCAAGGAGATGAAGGAGATCATTGCGAAGGCGCGCGAGAACAGTACGGCGTGGGCGGATCGGCCTGCGGCGGAGCGAGCCGATATTTTGCGGCGTGCCGGGCAGATTCTTGGCGAGCGCCGCGCCCAACTCATTGAGGTGGCTGCGTCCGAATGCGGGAAGGTTGTGGGTGAAGCCGACGTCGAGGTCTCCGAAGCGATCGATTTCGCGAACTACTATGCCGATCTGGCGGAGGAGCTCGATCAGCTCGACGGCGTCGCTGTGACTCCCGAGCAGCTGACGGCCGCGATTCCGCCGTGGAACTTCCCGCTGGCGATCCCGGCCGGGTCGGCGCTCGCGCCGCTGGCCACCGGGTCGGTCGTCTTGTTTAAGCCGGCCGAGCAGGCACGCCGCTGTGGCGCCGTTATCGCCGAAGCGCTGTGGGACGCCGGGGTGCCGCGCGAGGCGCTCATTCTTGTGGACGTGCATCCCGATGACATGGACGAGGTGGGCACCGAACTCGTCACCGGCTCCGACCAGGTGATCCTCACCGGCTCGATTGATACGGCGAAGCTGTTCCGCTCTTGGCAGCCCGACCTGAAGATTTCGGCCGAAACCTCGGGTAAGAACGCGATCGTCGTCACCCCGCAGGCCGACATTGATTTGGCCGCGAAAGACGTGGTCAATTCTGCGTTCGGTCACGCCGGGCAGAAGTGTTCGGCGGCGTCGCTCGCGATCTTGGTTGGTCCGATGGGCGAGTCGAAGCGGCTGCTGGATCAGATTGTGGATGCGGCGAATTCGCTCGTGGTCGACTATCCCACCAATCCGACCGCGGAAATGGGGCCGATTATCGAACCGGCGGCTGGCAAGCTTAAGCGCGGGCTCACAGAGTTGGCACCTGGCGAAAAGTGGCTGCTTAAGCCGCGCCAGCTGGATGACACGGGCCGGCTGTGGTCGCCCGGCATTCGCGACGGCGTCAAGCCCGGCGCCGACGCGCACATGACCGAATACTTCGGCCCGGTGCTGGCGATCATGCGGGTGGACACGCTCGATGAGGCGCTCGCCGTGCAGAACGCCGTCGAATTCGGGTTGACCGCCGGAATCCACTCCCTGGATTCAGAAGAAATTGCTTACTGGCTCGAACGGGTCGAAGCCGGCAATGTTTACATTAACCGCGGGATCACGGGGGCGATCGTGCGCCGCCAGCCGTTTGGCGGGTGGAAGCGTTCGCAGGTGGGTACAGGGTCGAAAGCCGGCGGGCCAAACCACCTGATCGGCCTGGTTAACGTGGCACCCGCCCCGCGCACGCAGCCCGACCAGCTCGGCGCCCTGCACCTACCAGGGTTCACCGCCCTCGACGAGCTGCACAGCAAGATCGACGACGCCGCGGCGGTGGCCGACTTCCGGCACGCCCTGCGTTCGGTGCAGCAAGCCGTGGACGACATCTACCTGGCTGAGGTTGACGTGAGCGGACTGGGCGTTGAGAAGAACGTGTTCCGCTACCGGCCCACCGACGTGCTCGTGCGCATCGAGGATCCGGAAGACTGGTGGCAGGCGGCCCCGATGATTGCCGGCGCTGCTGCTGGCGGGACGAAGGTGACCGTGTCGGTCGGCGATGACCTACGCGACACGGTAGCCCAGGCGCTACGCGGGGTCGGCGCCGTCGTCGACACCGTAGACCGCGACACCTGGTTGGCCGATCTGGAAGCCGATCCGACCGCCGTCCGGAAGATCCGCTACTTTGGTGATGATCCGGCTGAGGTCGCGCGGGCTGTGGGCGGCTCAGTCGACGTGGCGAT from Trueperella bialowiezensis encodes the following:
- a CDS encoding proline dehydrogenase family protein, which produces MSAVKNDVDFAQIANEAIRQARMWAKRSADFPEDRSGKLLSQVLSDDGGLDFTVQFVDGVIRPEDPATRAKNLRKLTTRGTGFLPMWLSAPAKIGGTLAPVSPTFITEAAFRVFRMLVGNLVLDTTPKKLGPAVRKLRSDGSRLNLNLLGEAVLGKKEASARLAAVKELLEYDFVDYVSIKVSSVLGVHNPWGYDQAVDQAVEGLLPLFNTAKDGGKFVNLDMEEYHDLHLTIDVFTKLLDRPEFRDLTAGIVLQAYLPDALPAMERLQEWAAKRVAGGGAPIKVRLVKGANLPMERVDAAMHGWKLAVQPTKAATDANYMRVLEYALRPEHIANVHLGIAGQNLFTLAFGLKLAKARGITEGFDVEMLKGMATNQARAIREDVGQILYYVPVVDPNNYDVAISYLVRRLEESAAPENFMSGVFDIAGDDTVFARERNRFATGVVGAFPDAKLDNTNDDVPDLHFGPNRTQNRSTDSVPKLESFANTPDSDPSLPANVEWAKEIFAKMADSDLGTETADAARVRSAKEMKEIIAKARENSTAWADRPAAERADILRRAGQILGERRAQLIEVAASECGKVVGEADVEVSEAIDFANYYADLAEELDQLDGVAVTPEQLTAAIPPWNFPLAIPAGSALAPLATGSVVLFKPAEQARRCGAVIAEALWDAGVPREALILVDVHPDDMDEVGTELVTGSDQVILTGSIDTAKLFRSWQPDLKISAETSGKNAIVVTPQADIDLAAKDVVNSAFGHAGQKCSAASLAILVGPMGESKRLLDQIVDAANSLVVDYPTNPTAEMGPIIEPAAGKLKRGLTELAPGEKWLLKPRQLDDTGRLWSPGIRDGVKPGADAHMTEYFGPVLAIMRVDTLDEALAVQNAVEFGLTAGIHSLDSEEIAYWLERVEAGNVYINRGITGAIVRRQPFGGWKRSQVGTGSKAGGPNHLIGLVNVAPAPRTQPDQLGALHLPGFTALDELHSKIDDAAAVADFRHALRSVQQAVDDIYLAEVDVSGLGVEKNVFRYRPTDVLVRIEDPEDWWQAAPMIAGAAAGGTKVTVSVGDDLRDTVAQALRGVGAVVDTVDRDTWLADLEADPTAVRKIRYFGDDPAEVARAVGGSVDVAIYSDPATFNGRVDLRPFFLEQAVAATNHRFGDHTPLLDRVI